One Brassica oleracea var. oleracea cultivar TO1000 chromosome C7, BOL, whole genome shotgun sequence genomic window carries:
- the LOC106303699 gene encoding endoplasmic reticulum-Golgi intermediate compartment protein 3-like, producing MNRLRNLDAYPKINEDFYKRTLSGGVITLFSSVVMLILFFSELRLYMHPVTETQLRVDTSRGEKLRINFDVTFPALQCSIISIDTMDVSGERHLDVRHDIIKRRLDSHGNVIESKQDGIGHTKIEKPLQKHGGRLEHNETYCGSCFGAEATDDTCCNSCEEVREAYRKKGWALSDPESIDQCKREGYVQKVKDEEGEGCNVHGFLEVNKVAWNFHFVPGQSFHQSGFQFGDLIFFQQGNYNISHKVNRLAFGDFFPGVVNPLDGVQWNQEKQNGVYQYFVKVVPSIYTDVHGHTIQSNQFSVTEHFQKMEAGRMQSPPGVFFYYDLSPIKVIFEEQHVEFLHFLTNVCAIVGGIFTVSGIVDSFIYHGQRAIKKKMEIGKFN from the exons ATGAACAGGTTGAGGAATCTGGACGCTTACCCCAAAATCAATGAAGATTTCTACAAGCGTACTCTTTCCGGCGGTGTCATCACCCTCTTTTCCTCCGTCGTCATGCTAATTCTCTTCTTCTCCGAGCTTC GGCTTTACATGCACCCTGTTACGGAGACTCAGCTCCGTGTGGATACATCAAGAGGGGAGAAGCTACGTATCAAT TTTGATGTTACGTTCCCTGCGCTTCAATGCTCGATCATTAGTATTGATACAATGGATGTTAGCGGAGAGCGGCACCTTGATGTG CGACATGATATTATTAAAAGAAGATTAGACTCTCATGGCAATGTCATCGAGTCCAAACAAGATGGAATTGGTCATACTAAG ATTGAGAAACCTTTACAGAAACATGGTGGAAGGTTGGAGCACAATGAAACATATTGTGGTTCCTGCTTTGGTGCTGAAGCG ACGGATGATACTTGTTGTAATTCATGTGAGGAAGTTCGTGAAGCTTATCGAAAGAAAGGTTGGGCCCTCTCCGACCCTGAATCTATCGACCAG TGCAAAAGAGAAGGATATGTGCAAAAGGTGAAAGACGAAGAAGGTGAAGGCTGTAACGTTCACGGTTTCTTGGAAGTTAATAAAGTCGCTTGGAATTTTCATTTCGTTCCAGGACAAAGCTTTCATCAATCCGGTTTTCAATTTGGTGATCTTATATTCTTCCAGCAAGGCAACTACAAT ATTAGCCACAAGGTTAACAGGCTGGCGTTTGGAGACTTTTTCCCCGGTGTAGTGAACCCTCTAGATGG TGTGCAGTGGAATCAGGAGAAACAAAATGGCGTGTATCAATATTTCGTCAAG GTGGTACCAAGCATTTACACAGATGTTCATGGGCATACCATTCAGTCAAACCAG TTCTCTGTGACAGAACATTTCCAAAAAATGGAAGCAGGTCGAATGCAATCTCCGCCTGGTGTTTTCTTCTACTATGATCTTTCGCCGATTAAG GTGATATTTGAGGAGCAGCATGTGGAGTTCTTGCACTTCCTAACAAATGTTTGTGCTATAGTAGGAGGTATCTTCACCGTATCAGGAATAGTTGATTCGTTCATATACCATGGACAAAGAGCAATTAAGAAGAAAATGGAGATTGGTAAATTCAACTGA